The Theropithecus gelada isolate Dixy chromosome 11, Tgel_1.0, whole genome shotgun sequence genome includes a region encoding these proteins:
- the LOC112635382 gene encoding uncharacterized protein LOC112635382: MRWQQNLGPVLGLLRSELMWLRVLECDAGMTSLEPGSFALSEDCSSLSPNSQQSPGMGSRGGETETRRDRNVVSHLAQQFLPLESTVTQDVNACQRLGLHVLHFGDCIWRGTVRGASGGRSGTEAERGFATSLWLVSRSVRFFAVGLLGMRQAGRTPAKNSEKGRSQGPAG; this comes from the exons ATGCGATGGCAACAGAACCT AGGGCCTGTACTAGGCCTACTGAGGAGTGAGCTGATGTGGCTGAGAGTTTTGGAATGTGATGCTGGGATGACAAGCCTGGAGCCTGGCTCTTTTGCGCTCAGTGAGGAttgctccagcctcagccccaacTCTCAGCAAAGCCCAGGTATGGGGAGCAGGGGAGGCGAGACAGAGACGAGGAGGGACAGAAATGTGGTTTCACACCTGGCCCAGCAATTCCTGCCGCTGGAAAGCACGGTGACTCAGGATGTCAATGCCTGCCAGAGGCTTGGGCTTCATGTCCTGCATTTTGGAGACTGTATCTGGAGAGGCACAGTGCGAGGGGCATCGGGAGGCAGGAGTGGGACCGAAGCAGAGAGGGGTTTTGCAACCAGCCTCTGGCTGGTCAGCAGGAGTGTCAGGTTCTTTGCTGTGGGGCTGCTGGGGATGAGACAGGCAGGAAGAACCCCTGCGAAGAACAGTGAGAAGGGTAGGAGCCAGGGGCCTGCAGGGTGA